A part of Streptomyces sp. NBC_00557 genomic DNA contains:
- a CDS encoding MgtC/SapB family protein — MTGTGLAAPLWDVHNGQGLRQLSELALALLLSSLIGWEREAQQKSAGMRTHTLVGIASALMMEVSQHGFTAVLGLQNVSFDPSRVAAQIVSGIGFIGGGLIFVRRDAVRGLTTAATIWLTCAVGMACGGGLPVLAVAVTALHFLVVRGYTRFTSRLLPATAAAAFEARLTYRTGSALLPRLMQTCTRRGFRITQVKVERLPGRTDDAARVLLELEGAGDPTGLASELFQDEGVIDVEVSAAADDA, encoded by the coding sequence ATGACGGGAACGGGTCTGGCGGCGCCGTTGTGGGACGTGCACAACGGCCAGGGACTGCGGCAGCTGTCCGAACTGGCGCTGGCGCTGCTGCTCTCCAGCCTGATCGGCTGGGAGCGGGAGGCGCAGCAGAAGAGCGCCGGAATGCGCACGCACACGCTGGTCGGCATCGCGAGCGCGCTGATGATGGAGGTGTCCCAGCACGGGTTCACCGCGGTGCTCGGCCTGCAGAACGTCTCCTTCGACCCCTCCCGGGTCGCGGCCCAGATCGTCTCCGGCATCGGCTTCATCGGCGGCGGCCTGATCTTCGTACGACGGGACGCCGTACGCGGCCTGACGACGGCCGCCACCATCTGGCTGACCTGCGCGGTCGGCATGGCCTGCGGCGGCGGGCTACCGGTCCTCGCGGTGGCGGTGACGGCGCTGCACTTCCTCGTGGTGCGGGGATACACCCGGTTCACGTCCCGGCTTCTCCCGGCCACGGCCGCCGCCGCCTTCGAGGCACGGCTGACCTACCGCACCGGCTCGGCCCTGCTGCCGCGGCTCATGCAGACCTGCACCCGGCGCGGCTTCAGGATCACGCAGGTCAAGGTCGAACGGCTGCCGGGCCGCACCGACGACGCGGCCCGCGTGCTGCTGGAACTGGAGGGCGCCGGCGACCCGACCGGACTGGCGTCGGAGCTGTTCCAGGACGAGGGCGTCATCGACGTCGAGGTGAGCGCGGCCGCGGACGACGCCTAG
- a CDS encoding DUF1360 domain-containing protein: MTKDAGQYDDHSDVPLGGYATLASVFASGAGAFALLARRRGVRLPETVPPWDVVLLGTATYKASRLLTRDKVTSFVRAPFSRRTGEGEGNEVIDEPRGDGLRRAVGDLLCCPFCTSAWVAGTLVCSYTAAPRLTRLVCGGLGALTAADWLQYAWTWTQQAAES; the protein is encoded by the coding sequence ATGACGAAGGACGCCGGGCAGTACGACGACCACAGCGACGTCCCTCTCGGCGGGTACGCCACGCTCGCCTCCGTCTTCGCGTCCGGCGCGGGTGCCTTCGCGCTGCTGGCCCGGCGCCGGGGTGTGCGGCTGCCGGAGACGGTGCCGCCGTGGGACGTCGTCCTGCTGGGGACGGCGACGTACAAGGCGTCCAGGCTGCTGACCCGGGACAAGGTCACGAGCTTTGTGCGGGCGCCGTTCAGCCGCCGCACGGGCGAGGGCGAGGGGAACGAGGTCATCGACGAACCGCGGGGCGACGGGCTGCGGCGGGCCGTGGGCGACCTGCTGTGCTGCCCGTTCTGCACCTCCGCCTGGGTCGCGGGCACCCTGGTGTGCTCCTACACGGCGGCGCCCCGCCTCACCCGCCTGGTCTGCGGCGGCCTCGGCGCGCTGACGGCCGCGGACTGGCTGCAGTACGCCTGGACGTGGACACAGCAGGCGGCGGAGAGCTGA
- a CDS encoding low affinity iron permease family protein — protein MTFKNPVHRGGPRRGRFEQFAEYASNFTSSPVFFLLCLCLVGFFAAAHVAHLRLELLLLAGESMTAVTLLLLALLKNAEMRAEHAIQRKLDAIARALLEAHADDGSRAYEDLRNAIRMEEET, from the coding sequence ATGACCTTCAAGAACCCCGTGCACCGCGGCGGGCCGCGCCGCGGCCGCTTCGAGCAGTTCGCCGAGTACGCGTCCAACTTCACCAGCTCGCCGGTGTTCTTCCTCCTGTGCCTGTGCCTCGTCGGCTTCTTCGCCGCCGCGCACGTCGCGCATCTGCGGCTCGAACTGCTGCTGCTGGCGGGCGAGTCCATGACCGCGGTCACCCTGCTGCTCCTCGCCCTGCTGAAGAACGCCGAGATGCGGGCCGAGCACGCCATCCAGCGCAAGCTCGACGCGATCGCCCGGGCCCTGCTGGAGGCCCACGCCGACGACGGGAGCCGGGCCTACGAGGACCTGCGGAACGCGATCCGCATGGAGGAGGAGACCTGA
- a CDS encoding hydrogenase maturation protein, with product MDILLVASAFNSLTQRVFAELTDHGHRVDAVLASHGPDPVRAAVRELRPQLVIAPMLRTALPEDLWRDHTCLIVHPGPPGDRGPSSLDWAIAEGAGEWGVTVLQAEAVMDAGPVWAAEPFPALPVGKSDLYRNEASDAAVTAVLTAVRRYAEGSYKPRPQTDGSVGVVWREVFRQDRRRIDWERDDTATVLRKLRGADSQPGVLDDLLGREVFLHGGHPEDRLRGRPGDLLARRAGAVCRATRDGAVWIPELRPRKSSGDPAPFRRPAASVLAAWEPSLRLPEDPAPLELPDERRTWTDIRYREHGDTGFLGFSFPGGAMSTDQCRRLLAAYRHALTRPTRVLVLGGSRDFFSNGIHLNVIEAAPDPAQESWVNLNAIDDLVEAVLRTTDRLVVAALAGNAAAGGVMLALAADEVWCRTGVVLNPHYRRMGLYGSEFWTYSLPRRVGAETARRLTTEALPVSAASAERLGLVDRLVPAAPGAFPAEVRRLAAELAASPFLEARVAAKAARAEEEHEPPLAAYREAELARMHTIFHDPEAPYHALRSAFVRKIPSGSPRPLTPPAGVLR from the coding sequence ATGGACATTTTGCTCGTCGCCAGCGCGTTCAACAGCCTCACCCAGCGGGTGTTCGCCGAACTGACGGACCACGGGCACCGCGTGGACGCCGTCCTCGCCTCGCACGGCCCCGACCCCGTCCGGGCCGCCGTACGCGAACTGCGCCCTCAGCTCGTCATCGCGCCCATGCTCAGGACCGCGCTGCCCGAGGACCTGTGGCGCGACCACACCTGTCTCATCGTGCACCCGGGGCCGCCGGGCGACCGCGGCCCGTCCTCACTGGACTGGGCCATCGCCGAAGGGGCGGGGGAGTGGGGCGTGACGGTCCTGCAGGCCGAGGCGGTGATGGACGCGGGCCCGGTCTGGGCGGCGGAGCCGTTCCCCGCACTGCCCGTCGGCAAGAGCGACCTGTACCGCAACGAGGCCTCCGACGCCGCCGTCACCGCCGTCCTCACCGCCGTACGGCGCTACGCCGAGGGCTCCTACAAGCCCCGGCCGCAGACGGACGGCTCGGTCGGCGTGGTCTGGCGCGAGGTCTTCCGGCAGGACCGGCGGCGGATCGACTGGGAGCGCGACGACACCGCAACCGTCCTGCGCAAACTCCGCGGCGCCGACTCCCAGCCGGGCGTCCTGGACGACCTCCTCGGCCGGGAGGTGTTCCTGCACGGCGGACACCCCGAGGACCGGCTGCGCGGCCGCCCCGGCGACCTCCTCGCCCGGCGGGCCGGCGCCGTGTGCCGGGCCACCCGCGACGGCGCGGTGTGGATCCCGGAACTCCGCCCCCGCAAGAGCTCCGGCGACCCCGCGCCCTTCCGCCGCCCGGCCGCCTCCGTGCTCGCCGCCTGGGAACCCTCCCTCCGGCTCCCGGAGGACCCCGCCCCCCTGGAACTGCCGGACGAGCGGCGGACCTGGACCGACATCCGCTACCGGGAGCACGGCGACACCGGCTTCCTCGGCTTCTCCTTCCCCGGCGGGGCGATGAGCACCGACCAGTGCCGCCGGCTCCTCGCCGCCTACCGGCACGCGCTCACCCGGCCCACGCGCGTCCTCGTGCTCGGCGGGTCCCGCGACTTCTTCTCCAACGGCATCCACCTCAACGTCATCGAGGCGGCCCCCGACCCCGCCCAGGAGTCCTGGGTCAACCTCAACGCCATCGACGACCTGGTCGAGGCGGTGCTGCGCACCACCGACCGGCTGGTCGTGGCGGCGCTCGCCGGCAACGCGGCGGCCGGCGGCGTCATGCTCGCCCTCGCCGCCGACGAGGTGTGGTGCCGCACCGGCGTCGTCCTCAACCCGCACTACCGGCGCATGGGCCTGTACGGCTCGGAGTTCTGGACGTACAGCCTGCCGCGCCGCGTCGGAGCGGAGACCGCCCGCCGGCTGACCACCGAGGCCCTGCCCGTGAGCGCGGCGTCCGCCGAGCGGCTGGGACTCGTGGACCGGCTGGTCCCGGCCGCGCCCGGCGCCTTCCCGGCCGAGGTGCGCCGGCTGGCGGCCGAACTCGCCGCCTCGCCCTTCCTGGAGGCACGCGTCGCCGCCAAGGCCGCGCGCGCCGAAGAGGAGCACGAACCCCCGCTCGCCGCCTACCGCGAGGCCGAACTGGCCCGGATGCACACCATCTTCCACGACCCGGAGGCGCCCTATCACGCCCTGCGGTCGGCTTTCGTCCGCAAGATCCCGTCCGGCTCGCCCCGGCCCCTGACCCCGCCCGCCGGAGTCCTCCGGTGA
- a CDS encoding hydrogenase maturation protease, translating to MTPRLLVAGVGNIFLADDAFGPEVIRALARRPLPPEVRVRDYGIRGMDLAYALLDGYDTAVLVDTARHGHPPGTLFLIEAEPPGGDVVPEAHGMDPAKVLALAAHLGEEPLPRVLVLACEPQVLPDGDEDLLPGLSAPVAQAVPRTVDALHTLIPALLADPRAPAPPLGCPVESGPPHPAALPGTAAG from the coding sequence GTGACGCCGCGGCTGCTGGTCGCCGGCGTCGGCAACATCTTCCTCGCCGACGACGCCTTCGGTCCCGAGGTGATCCGCGCCCTCGCCCGGCGCCCGCTGCCGCCCGAGGTCCGGGTGCGCGACTACGGCATCCGCGGCATGGACCTCGCCTACGCCCTGCTCGACGGGTACGACACCGCCGTCCTGGTCGACACCGCGCGACACGGCCACCCCCCGGGCACCCTCTTTCTGATCGAGGCAGAACCGCCCGGCGGCGACGTCGTGCCCGAGGCCCACGGCATGGACCCGGCGAAGGTGCTCGCCCTGGCCGCCCACCTCGGCGAGGAACCCCTGCCCCGGGTCCTGGTGCTGGCCTGCGAACCGCAGGTGCTCCCCGACGGCGACGAGGACCTCCTGCCCGGACTCAGCGCACCCGTCGCACAGGCCGTCCCCCGGACCGTGGACGCGCTGCACACCCTGATCCCGGCCCTGCTCGCCGACCCCCGCGCGCCCGCGCCCCCGTTGGGCTGCCCGGTGGAATCCGGGCCCCCGCACCCGGCTGCGCTGCCCGGTACGGCGGCCGGCTGA
- the hypB gene encoding hydrogenase nickel incorporation protein HypB, producing MCGSDVKQAVLAKNDDLAAELRADLARQGVTVVNLLSSPGSGKTELLGRVLARAVQREVPVAALTADLATENDAVRLARSGAPVQQLLTDGLCHLEARQVRARLAGWLPENTEVLFVENVGNLVCPAAYDLGETLRVVLMAVTEGEDKPLKYPTAFGSAHLVVVTKTDLAEPAGFDEAVFRANVHRVNPGVEIVRSCARTGAGVGTLLDRALAARDGTLHRPPLAPRPHGHHHSAPAPAV from the coding sequence ATGTGCGGGTCCGACGTCAAGCAGGCCGTCCTCGCGAAGAACGACGACCTGGCCGCCGAACTGCGCGCCGATCTCGCCCGGCAGGGCGTGACCGTCGTGAACCTGCTGTCCAGCCCCGGCAGCGGCAAGACCGAACTCCTCGGCCGGGTCCTGGCCCGCGCGGTGCAGCGCGAGGTGCCGGTGGCGGCGCTCACCGCGGACCTGGCCACCGAGAACGACGCCGTCCGGCTGGCCCGCTCCGGCGCCCCCGTCCAGCAGCTGCTGACCGACGGGCTGTGCCATCTGGAGGCCCGGCAGGTGCGGGCCCGGCTGGCGGGCTGGCTGCCCGAGAACACCGAGGTCCTCTTCGTGGAGAACGTCGGCAACCTCGTCTGCCCGGCCGCCTACGACCTCGGCGAGACGCTGCGGGTCGTGCTGATGGCGGTCACCGAGGGCGAGGACAAGCCGCTGAAGTACCCCACCGCTTTCGGCTCCGCCCACCTCGTCGTCGTCACCAAGACCGACCTCGCCGAGCCGGCCGGCTTCGACGAGGCCGTCTTCCGGGCGAACGTGCACCGCGTCAACCCGGGCGTGGAGATCGTACGGTCCTGCGCCCGCACCGGCGCCGGCGTCGGCACCCTCCTCGACCGCGCCCTCGCCGCCCGGGACGGCACGCTCCACCGCCCGCCCCTCGCGCCCCGTCCGCACGGCCACCACCACAGCGCGCCCGCCCCCGCCGTATGA
- the hypF gene encoding carbamoyltransferase HypF, whose translation MTAPPTGLVRRRLTVRGTVQGVGFRPHVHRLAAGLGLAGFVGNTGDGVIVEVEGPAQDVERFCAALAEQPPPLATVTGIAGEDLPATGEAGPFAIRATERAGGRTELPPDTATCADCLRELADPADRRHRHPFVTCTHCGPRFTIATGMPYDRAATTMAGFPMCPSCAHEYGDPADRRFHAQPVACRDCGPRLALVPGLGGLRPARDAHALATARALLAAGRIVAVKGVGGYHLACDATDDRAVATLRARKERGGKAFAVMCADLATAERIAAVSTAERRALTSPRRPIVLLRRRTPPDGLRLAGQVCPGSPHVGVMLPYTPVHTLLLGLPGDPPGPRVLVMTSGNRSGEPIVTDDAEALERLAGLADAWLTHDRPIASPCDDSLLRVRPDGTEQVLRRSRGYVPRSLRLPVPVPPVLAVGGDLKNALCLAEGEHAWFGPHIGDMGELATLEAAERAERHLTRLTGVAPALVAADRHPGYHSTRRARDRAARLPGGALRLVQHHHAHIASAMAEGGLDGSTPVIGVAFDGTGYGDDGTVWGGEILLADYTGYRRFAHLAPAPLPGGDAGVANPCRLALARLWAAGLPWEPDLPSVRACTPTELTVLQRQLERQLACVPTSGMGRLFDAVSSLVGVCHRAEYEAQAAMELEAAALEAVDADRGAYPFGLTRPGRIDPAPMLRALLDDRRRGTPAPLLAARFHRGAARAVADQCRRARAETGLTTVALTGGVFANGLLEQECTALLAQDGFTVLRHGEVPPNDGGLALGQLMVAGTATPHETE comes from the coding sequence ATGACGGCGCCCCCCACCGGCCTGGTGCGCCGCCGGCTCACCGTGCGCGGCACCGTGCAGGGCGTCGGCTTCCGGCCCCATGTGCACCGGCTGGCCGCGGGCCTGGGCCTGGCCGGATTCGTCGGCAACACCGGAGACGGCGTGATCGTCGAGGTGGAGGGCCCGGCGCAGGACGTCGAGCGGTTCTGCGCCGCGCTGGCCGAGCAGCCGCCGCCCCTGGCCACCGTGACCGGCATCGCCGGCGAGGACCTGCCCGCGACCGGCGAGGCGGGCCCCTTCGCCATCCGCGCCACCGAGCGGGCCGGCGGCCGCACCGAGCTGCCGCCCGACACCGCGACCTGCGCCGACTGCCTGCGCGAGCTGGCCGATCCGGCCGACCGCCGGCACCGGCACCCGTTCGTCACCTGCACCCACTGCGGCCCGCGCTTCACCATCGCCACCGGGATGCCGTACGACCGCGCGGCCACGACGATGGCCGGCTTCCCGATGTGCCCTTCCTGCGCCCACGAGTACGGCGACCCCGCCGACCGGCGCTTCCACGCCCAGCCGGTCGCCTGCCGCGACTGCGGGCCGCGGCTCGCCCTCGTCCCCGGCCTCGGCGGCCTGCGCCCGGCCCGGGACGCGCACGCCCTCGCCACGGCGCGGGCGCTGCTGGCCGCCGGGCGGATCGTCGCCGTCAAGGGCGTCGGCGGCTACCACCTGGCCTGCGACGCCACCGACGACCGGGCCGTCGCCACCCTGCGCGCCCGCAAGGAACGCGGCGGCAAGGCGTTCGCGGTGATGTGCGCCGACCTCGCCACCGCCGAGCGGATCGCGGCCGTCTCCACCGCCGAACGGCGCGCGCTGACCAGCCCCCGGCGCCCCATCGTCCTGCTCCGCCGGCGCACTCCCCCCGACGGCCTCCGCCTCGCCGGCCAGGTCTGCCCGGGCAGTCCGCACGTGGGCGTGATGCTGCCCTACACCCCCGTCCACACCCTGCTCCTGGGCCTGCCCGGCGATCCGCCCGGCCCCCGGGTCCTGGTGATGACCAGCGGCAACCGCTCCGGCGAACCCATCGTCACCGACGACGCCGAGGCCCTGGAACGGCTCGCCGGACTGGCCGACGCCTGGCTCACCCACGACCGGCCCATCGCCTCGCCGTGCGACGACTCCCTGCTGCGGGTCCGCCCGGACGGCACCGAACAGGTCCTCCGCCGCTCCCGCGGCTACGTCCCGCGCTCCCTGCGGCTCCCGGTGCCCGTACCGCCCGTCCTCGCCGTCGGCGGCGACCTGAAGAACGCGCTGTGCCTGGCCGAGGGCGAGCACGCCTGGTTCGGGCCGCACATCGGCGACATGGGCGAACTGGCCACCCTGGAGGCCGCCGAGCGCGCCGAACGGCACCTGACCCGCCTGACCGGAGTCGCTCCCGCGCTGGTCGCCGCCGACCGGCATCCCGGCTACCACTCCACCCGGCGGGCCCGCGACCGTGCCGCCCGACTGCCCGGCGGCGCCCTGCGACTGGTCCAGCACCACCACGCGCACATCGCCTCCGCGATGGCCGAAGGCGGCCTGGACGGCAGCACGCCGGTGATCGGCGTCGCCTTCGACGGCACCGGATACGGCGACGACGGCACGGTGTGGGGCGGCGAGATCCTGCTCGCCGACTACACCGGCTACCGGCGCTTCGCCCACCTGGCCCCCGCCCCGCTGCCCGGAGGCGACGCCGGCGTGGCCAACCCCTGCCGGCTGGCGCTGGCCAGGCTGTGGGCGGCCGGACTGCCCTGGGAGCCGGACCTGCCGAGCGTGCGGGCCTGCACGCCGACCGAACTCACCGTGCTGCAGCGGCAGTTGGAGCGTCAGCTGGCCTGCGTGCCGACGTCCGGCATGGGCCGCCTGTTCGACGCCGTGTCGTCGCTCGTGGGCGTGTGCCACCGGGCGGAGTACGAGGCGCAGGCCGCGATGGAGCTGGAGGCGGCCGCGCTCGAGGCCGTGGACGCGGACCGCGGGGCCTACCCCTTCGGGCTCACCCGGCCGGGCCGGATCGACCCGGCGCCCATGCTCCGCGCCCTCCTCGACGACCGGCGGCGCGGCACCCCCGCCCCGCTGCTCGCGGCCCGCTTCCACCGGGGCGCCGCACGGGCCGTCGCCGACCAGTGCCGACGCGCCCGCGCGGAGACCGGCCTCACCACGGTCGCCCTGACCGGAGGCGTCTTCGCCAACGGCCTGCTGGAGCAGGAGTGCACCGCGCTGCTGGCGCAGGACGGCTTCACCGTCCTGCGGCACGGCGAAGTCCCCCCGAACGACGGCGGGTTGGCGCTCGGCCAGCTCATGGTCGCGGGAACGGCAACCCCTCACGAGACGGAGTGA
- a CDS encoding HypC/HybG/HupF family hydrogenase formation chaperone — protein sequence MCLAVPGKVVSIDHRADPLTGLIDFGGVRKQACLEYLPDVRVGEYVIVHVGFALQRLDEESARASLELFEQLGLLEEEFGDAWEQAARQESGSEAR from the coding sequence ATGTGTCTGGCAGTGCCCGGCAAGGTCGTGTCCATCGACCATCGCGCCGACCCCCTCACCGGGCTGATCGACTTCGGCGGAGTGCGCAAACAGGCGTGCCTGGAGTACCTGCCCGATGTGCGGGTGGGGGAGTACGTCATCGTCCACGTCGGCTTCGCGCTGCAGCGCCTGGACGAGGAGTCGGCACGGGCGTCCCTGGAGCTGTTCGAGCAACTGGGGCTGCTGGAGGAGGAGTTCGGGGACGCGTGGGAACAGGCGGCCCGGCAGGAGAGCGGGAGTGAGGCCCGGTGA
- the hypD gene encoding hydrogenase formation protein HypD, producing MKYIDEFNDPELARRLLDEIGATVTRPWALMEVCGGQTHSIIRHGIDQLLPDKVELIHGPGCPVCVTPLEVIDKALDIAARPEVIFCSFGDMLRVPGTDRDLFRVKGEGGDVRVVYSPLDALDLARKNPDRQVVFFAIGFETTAPANAMAVHQARRLGLANFSLLVSHVRVPPAIEAIMTAPECRVQGFLAAGHVCSVMGTAEYPGLADRHRVPIVVTGFEPLDILEGIRRAVHQLERGEHRVENAYPRAVREEGNPAALRMLEDVFEVTDRNWRGIGRIPASGWRLSDAYRAYDAEHRFDVTGIRTEEPAVCRAGEVLQGLIRPTECEAFGKACTPRTPLGATMVSSEGACAAYYLYRRMTAPAPQGTPAGQVPQTPQVPQIPHEEMNPVG from the coding sequence GTGAAGTACATCGACGAGTTCAACGACCCCGAGCTGGCGCGCCGCCTGCTGGACGAGATCGGCGCCACGGTCACCCGGCCCTGGGCGCTGATGGAGGTCTGCGGCGGCCAGACCCACTCCATCATCCGTCACGGCATCGACCAACTCCTGCCGGACAAAGTCGAGTTGATCCACGGCCCCGGCTGCCCGGTGTGCGTCACACCGCTCGAGGTCATCGACAAGGCCCTGGACATCGCCGCTCGGCCCGAGGTGATCTTCTGCTCCTTCGGGGACATGCTGCGCGTGCCCGGCACCGATCGGGACCTGTTCCGCGTCAAGGGCGAGGGCGGCGACGTACGCGTCGTCTACTCACCGCTGGACGCCCTCGACCTCGCCCGGAAGAACCCCGACCGGCAGGTGGTGTTCTTCGCCATCGGCTTCGAGACGACCGCCCCGGCCAACGCCATGGCCGTCCACCAGGCCCGCCGCCTGGGCCTGGCCAACTTCAGCCTGCTGGTCTCCCACGTCCGGGTCCCGCCCGCGATCGAGGCCATCATGACGGCACCGGAGTGCCGGGTGCAGGGCTTCCTCGCCGCCGGGCACGTGTGCAGCGTCATGGGCACGGCCGAGTACCCCGGGCTGGCGGACAGGCACCGGGTGCCGATCGTCGTGACCGGCTTCGAGCCGCTGGACATCCTCGAGGGCATCCGCCGCGCCGTCCACCAGCTCGAGCGCGGCGAGCACCGGGTGGAGAACGCCTACCCGCGCGCCGTGCGGGAGGAGGGCAACCCGGCGGCCCTGCGCATGCTGGAGGACGTGTTCGAGGTCACCGACCGCAACTGGCGCGGCATCGGCCGCATCCCCGCCAGCGGCTGGCGGCTGTCCGACGCCTACCGCGCCTACGACGCCGAGCACCGCTTCGACGTCACCGGCATCCGCACCGAGGAGCCCGCCGTGTGCCGCGCCGGCGAGGTGCTGCAAGGACTGATCAGGCCCACCGAGTGCGAGGCGTTCGGCAAGGCCTGCACCCCGCGCACCCCCCTCGGCGCCACGATGGTCTCCAGCGAGGGCGCCTGCGCCGCGTACTACCTCTACCGCCGGATGACCGCCCCGGCGCCCCAGGGAACGCCCGCCGGGCAGGTCCCGCAAACCCCGCAGGTCCCGCAGATCCCGCACGAGGAGATGAACCCCGTTGGCTGA
- the hypE gene encoding hydrogenase expression/formation protein HypE, which yields MADTATPGTEVVDPANWSCPAPLRDQPVVVMGHGGGGALSAELIEQVFAPAYGNPVLAALTDSAVLDLGGARLAFSTDSYVVRPLFFPGGSLGDLAVNGTVNDLAMSGARPAYLSTAFVLEEGVELEVVGRVARAVGAAAKAAGVTVATGDTKVVESGHGDGVYVTTAGVGLVPDGVDIRPQRARPGDAVIVSGPIGLHGVAVMSVREGLEFGVEITSDTAPLADLVAAMLAVTKDIHVLRDPTRGGLGASLNEIARASGTGVRLRERALPVPEEVQNACGFLGLDPLYVANEGRLVAFVPPEHAEAVLAAMRAHPRGAGAALIGECVADHPGMVVVATGLGGTRVVDLPLGEQLPRIC from the coding sequence TTGGCTGACACCGCCACGCCCGGGACGGAGGTCGTCGACCCGGCGAACTGGAGCTGCCCCGCACCGCTGCGCGACCAGCCGGTCGTCGTCATGGGGCACGGCGGAGGCGGCGCCCTGTCCGCGGAGCTGATCGAGCAGGTCTTCGCCCCCGCCTACGGCAACCCCGTCCTCGCCGCCCTCACCGACTCCGCCGTCCTCGACCTGGGCGGCGCCCGGCTGGCCTTCTCCACCGACTCCTACGTCGTACGGCCGCTGTTCTTCCCCGGCGGCAGCCTCGGCGACCTCGCCGTCAACGGCACGGTGAACGACCTGGCGATGAGCGGCGCCCGGCCCGCCTACCTGTCGACGGCCTTCGTCCTGGAGGAGGGCGTGGAGCTGGAGGTCGTCGGCCGGGTGGCGCGGGCCGTCGGCGCGGCGGCGAAGGCCGCGGGCGTCACCGTCGCCACCGGCGACACCAAGGTCGTGGAGTCCGGACACGGCGACGGCGTCTACGTCACCACCGCCGGCGTGGGACTCGTACCCGACGGGGTCGACATCCGCCCGCAACGCGCCCGGCCCGGCGACGCCGTGATCGTCAGCGGGCCCATCGGCCTGCACGGCGTGGCGGTCATGAGCGTGCGGGAGGGTCTGGAGTTCGGCGTCGAGATCACCTCGGACACCGCGCCCCTCGCGGACCTCGTGGCGGCCATGCTGGCGGTCACGAAGGACATCCACGTGCTGCGCGACCCGACCCGCGGCGGCCTCGGCGCCTCTCTGAACGAGATCGCCCGCGCCTCCGGCACCGGCGTCCGCCTGCGCGAGCGGGCCCTCCCGGTCCCGGAGGAGGTGCAGAACGCCTGCGGCTTCCTCGGCCTGGACCCGCTGTACGTCGCCAACGAGGGCCGGCTGGTCGCCTTCGTGCCCCCGGAGCACGCCGAGGCGGTGCTGGCGGCGATGCGGGCACACCCGCGGGGCGCCGGCGCCGCCCTCATCGGCGAGTGCGTGGCGGACCACCCGGGCATGGTCGTCGTCGCCACCGGTCTCGGCGGCACCCGGGTGGTGGACCTGCCGCTGGGCGAGCAGCTGCCCCGCATCTGCTGA
- the hypA gene encoding hydrogenase maturation nickel metallochaperone HypA, giving the protein MHELSIATAIVEQAGALARADGTDAVSAVTVRVGELAGVVPDALHFAFEVARQDTALAAAELVVEQVTARAWCAPCAEEFAVGMPPFFWCPRCDRPSQELRSGRELEITEVRPADPEPEPAPR; this is encoded by the coding sequence GTGCACGAGCTGTCGATCGCGACCGCGATCGTGGAGCAGGCCGGCGCACTCGCCCGCGCGGACGGGACGGACGCCGTCTCGGCGGTGACCGTCCGCGTGGGCGAGCTGGCCGGTGTGGTGCCCGACGCGCTGCACTTCGCCTTCGAGGTGGCCCGGCAGGACACGGCACTCGCCGCGGCCGAGCTGGTCGTCGAGCAGGTCACGGCGCGCGCCTGGTGCGCACCGTGCGCCGAGGAGTTCGCGGTGGGCATGCCGCCGTTCTTCTGGTGCCCGCGCTGCGACCGGCCCTCCCAGGAGCTGCGCAGCGGACGGGAGCTGGAGATCACCGAGGTCCGGCCGGCGGACCCGGAACCGGAACCGGCCCCGCGCTGA
- a CDS encoding DUF5947 family protein: MSVDGALARVIRSAAERDGPERCELCAQPVPEEHRHLYAAERAELLCACGACAVLFAGDGAGGGRYLLVPRRRVRLEPVDTAPLGVPVGLVFFVPRADGTVTAQGPSPAGAMRWEVDAARWAAVCAACPPLATMAPEVEALLVNTVRGMDHHWIVPVEDCFRMVALVRREWRGLAGGGRVWPAVERFFTELTERS; encoded by the coding sequence GTGAGCGTGGACGGCGCGCTGGCCCGGGTGATCCGCTCCGCCGCCGAACGGGACGGCCCCGAGCGGTGCGAGCTGTGCGCACAGCCCGTCCCGGAGGAGCACCGCCATCTGTACGCCGCCGAGCGCGCGGAGCTGCTGTGCGCCTGCGGGGCGTGCGCGGTGCTGTTCGCCGGGGACGGCGCGGGCGGCGGCCGGTATCTGCTGGTGCCGCGCCGGCGGGTGCGGCTGGAGCCGGTGGACACCGCCCCGCTCGGGGTGCCGGTGGGGCTGGTGTTCTTCGTGCCGCGGGCCGACGGCACGGTCACCGCGCAGGGCCCGAGCCCGGCCGGCGCCATGCGCTGGGAGGTCGACGCCGCCCGCTGGGCGGCGGTGTGCGCGGCCTGTCCACCGCTGGCGACCATGGCGCCGGAGGTGGAGGCTCTGTTGGTGAACACCGTGCGGGGCATGGACCACCACTGGATCGTGCCGGTCGAGGACTGCTTCCGGATGGTCGCGCTGGTCCGCCGGGAGTGGCGGGGCCTCGCCGGCGGAGGCCGGGTGTGGCCGGCCGTCGAGCGGTTCTTCACCGAGCTGACCGAGCGGTCGTGA